TAAGCTCCAAGCAAGAAGCTTGATTTGTTTCAAGATTGTGCATAAACTCGCAGAGAAATGGTTTGGGTTTTGTGGATTGAAGAATTAGTCATTGGCAGATGATGAATTCTGTGAGTTTTTGTTGGATCTGATTTGGTTAACTGTCCCTCTTAATGACGACATTGTAGGTGTTTGTAGAAGACAAATATTAAACAAGGGCTACGAAGAAGTGAGAGAGTTACCTTGCTATGTCCCTTAGACTTAAAAAGATGTTATTTTGCCCATGCATatgattatatatgttataattatgattcaaaatttaaatttaatcgtgattgaaatgtaaaattttattgtgATTGAGATACATTTATAATTGAATatctactttttttttgttccatattctaattaaaatatagatttgtttaaatcatttttagtatacatctatagatgagtggtagatatataaatagatacTCAATACTCTGTAATTATGGTAATAATATCACTATTGTAGTAGTGATAccatcatagtgatattttatttgttttgttcgTGATTTTCTCGATTTAAGTTTTTTACGTTAAtcttttgtgtttgtttgtgtatttgatgatttgattaTGGTTTGTTTTTTATCCTAAATTTGTACAATATAGTTTTAATGTTCTTAAACGATGCCTAATTGGAtgatataaacaaatatatatgtatttttagcATTAATAGATATAACAATATGTTCGGTTACTTAACGATATTTTTATTAACACTACTTTCATGATACTATTTTCATGACACaattgataataaaaatttaaatttttatttaaaatttatttcaaggttttaaatattaaaaattaaattatgacaaatatttttagatGCCTAAAATTCCTTAAgcaattttgttttgttatttgtaattttaccagcacttttattaatttttgaaatgtgtATTGATCTTAGTCTATCAAGAAAAGTAGGCCCAAGTCCAAAATAGGTTTAAGAGgaaaaaaggccaaaaaatAAGGTTCTTGAGATTTTCTTGACAAAGTTGTTCTCGAGAGATCTTGTTAAAAATATGAGCGGATTTATATGTGAGTTGCCCTAGATTGAAGCCATATGAGCGGATTTATACGTGAGTTGTCCTAGGTTGAAGCCAAGGGCAACCCacaatgaaatttaaattttgaaagtaAATTTTCAGCCCAATTTCAATCTAATCCACCCCAACCCAATTTTTTTCAGCCCATTCTAACCTAAATTCTTAAATCCGTCCTTAGTTGAAGACCTTTTCTAGATCCCAAAGATATACTCTCCAGAAAACCCTTCAAATTATAGTTCGTTAAAACAAGAGGTACAGTCTCCAAGAAACCCAAACCCTTCAAATTATGACTCCTTAAGACAAGAATATGTCAATTCATATCCAAAATCTTTTCTTAGAGATTGTGACTAAACAATCCTAAAAGCCGTAAATGCTCATTTACCTGTCAATTTtaacttctataaatagagaatcaTCCATCTGATCAAGATACTTAAAAACTTCTACATAAACTATTTAAATACTTCTTTTGAAACTGACTTAAGTATTGAATGGCCCATATAAGAAACACCTTATATCCCTAATCGTCTTGTATTTTACAAGTCTTTCAAAAATTAGAGACTCAAAATGAATACTTTctaataactataaatttattattatatttagacaataatatatttctttccatgaggatttatatttttagtcaatttttgttaacttgaaaataaaaaatataatttttataaagttaacaaaaaattaaaggaaaagtCCTTTGAAGTTGAGTGTTAGATATAGAAAGTCAAAGAAAAGATGGTTTGAACGGTCAAATCAACATTAATTCAAAggtgtaaaataaaatattaattaaaaaattttggtgGATTTTGTGTGCGGTTGCTGGTGTTACGTACgtgtaaattaaaatatatgtaaatttaaaaatatatttaataattaaaatatattttatattcttaagtaaaatttaaattatgatgaATTTGAATGTGATGGTAAATACGTGTTAAATTATACGAGTTTGATCAATTTGATTATCGAATTGACTGAaattcactaattaattaaattaaattgaggtATAAAATTGCAATTATACTGAATAATCGAATTAACcgataactaaaaaaaatcaaacataaaccttttaaatcaaatcgaaccgattaaattgaagaaatgtaaaaaaatcaaagaaaaccaaaataactgataaaaaatacacaaaatcgaATAAAATAACGttgttttataaatatcaaaataatatcgtttTAAAATTCAGTTGGTTCGATTCTTccaattaaaaaatcaaatcgaaaatgaaatttttcaaaaaaattaaccaaactaaatagatgcaagaaaaaaatcgaaccaaactgaCAAATTTAGTTGGTTCAATTTGATTACTTCgaataaatcaaacttttgctaTCTTCTAGTTAGGtgctataaaataaaattaatgatgataatgcattattataatatttaatttaaagtgaatatgCAAATGAATCACAAATAAAATACCTTTTTTTTCACACATTTgcattaaattatcaattatgtacatttagttaataattatgtaaaattttcaATGTAATATATAGTTGCACAACTCATTATCatattatattgtaatattcttattaaaaattaataaaatatcattcttaaatgaaaaatgagaataaTAGACAACAAGATAGTAATTCTCCGGATTATCAAAATTGGCCCTTGCCATGATTTTGGAGTTATTCGGTGTAGGTTTGAGTCACATTGATGGtatgtaaattatattttttttaactaaattcaTAAGGCTACACCTACCATGATGTGTAATGGGGTTTATATGTGGTTGATACCATCACGTTATATGATAGAGTTTGTGTAAGCATTGTATGTCGTATGTGGCGTCTGTGATTATTGCAAGACTCCGTCTATCACGTGATgaagttttatttgatttatataaataagataatttatctGGATTTATAAGATTAGTCGGCAGAAATCCAAGtttcttatattaaaaattttaaaaagacaagaaaatagtAAATGTTCTAGAGAATGGTCCATTAACATACCataccaaattgtcaaagtTTGTTCTCGAAGGTTGTTAATAAagtcaaattaaaccaaaataataatcaaaactcACATTGaaaataatcattaataatttataaaaaaataaaattatcaaatttatttttttttttggctcatcatgattttccttttaaaaaatattaaaaaagtattttctttttgtctccTTCAAAGATTGAACTTAATAAATAATCTCGCATCTCTTAGCATAGGGTAGGGAATTCATCGCACTAGTTTAAGAGTTTAGGATATCACAAGATTGTGAATTTGATTTTGCTTTCGCATAGAACTGTATAATTGACTGTATTTATCCAGGGGCTAGGCTCTCGACTCAGATTTTTAGCTCGCGACGAACTTGTTTATTCACTTAAAACTGCGAAACAATGATTGTTGCACCCGCACCATATGTAATAAAACACTCCTCGAAGAACAAACAGTTTTCCACCTGACACAAATGCTACCATTCCAACTTCTAGATGCCCAATACATCATTCAATCCTGTTAGTAATGGATCATTCAAATTTAGTCTGTCTTTTAATATACAAGTTATGAATACAATATATTAGACATAcatacaaatttaataaaattatatctaacTAAATCAATTAAGGGTTTGTTTGATAACATttagttgaaaagaaaattatattttaagaaaaacaaaaactatcttcccttaaatgaaatttttcatgaaaaagagataaaaacatgctttaataattatatcatgaaattcaattctttagatgtaatattttttatactatcAAACACATCCTAACTATTTTTAGATAATTCAATCTTcgatctaaaatttttattaatttcagtTTCCATCTTATCTAATATAAAATCAGTTCGGACAaactaaccctaaccctaaccacAGCCACAGGTACGTCCCGCCTCTCTCTCCGAGAAAAGCGAAATGGCCAGCTGTAATTCGCATTTCAGAATCAGTAGTTTAttctttactctctctctctctctctctctctatctatatatatatagatagatattaTAATCTTCTTCTGCGGCTGCGTCTTTAGCCAATCAGAagacttattatatatatatcgatcTCCGTCGATCCCTAAAACGCTGACCGGTCTCTGTCGAACAATCGCAGGGTACAATCTGAGGCTTTGGAAGAGCTTCCCCTCTCTAGAATCACACTTTCTCCCTAGGATTTAGGTTGTCAAGGGAGTATCTGCTCGTGCAAAGATGGTGTCGCAGGCGTATCTTGACAAAATGTCTGCTCGCCAGGGGTATCGGAATCTCTGGCGCACCGATCTCATGCATTCTATATGCGCCGATCCTGCCTGTAAGCCGAGCGCCGTTGTCAATTCCGATGTTTCCTTGTTCTTTTGACTTATCAGATTCGATgatttgttttttcaatttctgaAATTTGTTTCGagtttttgaacttttttttttttttggttttggtgGTGTCGCTTTGTTTGCAGACTGCTGTTTTGCGACCCTCTGGTGAGTGCTCCGATCTTGTTTActgaattgttttttttttttttttactctttacTCTTTCGAAAGGGAGTTTAAATTTGATCCGTGTTTCTGGCGGCTGATAACCTGTAGGAAGaggaaatttataattttaattttctacaGTGTTTCATTGTACATGAACTTTCGAATTagggtaaaaagaaaaagattttgaaataatGATCATCGTTCTCTCGGCATGACCTGGTACATTTATTTGTCATGGTGGAGTTATTTTCCTGCTCTGAACTGTGAAATGTTGGATTTATGTTGATACTTATGCTATCTTCTGTTATCCGGCGACAATATCGTAGTGTCGCTTTCATGATCAATCTGCCTGTCGATGCATCTGGTGTATACTTTGGCATTTAATGCTTGCTATAGTTTATCTTACAAAATTTGGTTGCATTACTGAGTTGGGTCTTGTTGACTTAGTTTAGTTTGGGTGACTGGGATAGCTTGAATATATATGCCCCTATACGATGCATTAATTATAACAGATCAGTGAGTTACTGCTTGAGTGGAGATCGGATGACTGGGCtgaatatattatttgttatgttatttactaTATTGCTACTTCTGCAAAAATGGATACGACATGAGCATATGTAAATGTAAATCTGCGTTGTCTTTGTTGTTAGCATATTTGGATTTAATGTTAGCCACTTTATTATATTTAGTCATGACGGATGTCTGGTAAGGCTGAAGGGGCTAGCTAGGTGTAGTGGGTTGTAAAGAAAGGTAACAAGTTGTAAACTCTAGGGAGCCAGGCAAGTACTCTCTGATCTCGTATAGGTTGTGATAAATTATGAGGTGATGATAGTTgataaattacaattttaaaaaatgttacaGGCCTGAAACTATTCAAAAAAACTACTACTTTTGCTTTCAACTCATTTCCCACTCTAGAAAGGTTCTGGCATGACAATTTTTGGCTAAGGCAAAATTGCTAGTGGGACTAGCAATTATGCCTAATAACTGCTGGTCAGACCAACAATTTTCAGTACACGAAGTAGACGTTTGCAAACTTTCAAAGCAAACTCCATAGTCCTCCGCAACTCTTGAAGCTCTTGAGAGCGGAGGCCTCTGAGTATAGCAGTCAAGTTTTAGTGTTGCTAAGTTGTAAACAAAATATGCTAAATTCTATATTTGTGCATAGAATAATATCTCCCAAAATATTTACCTTCATGCCCTCCATTATTCTCCCCTGACTAAAAAGAACTCAGCTTCGATGAGTTAAGACTGGAAGAGCTTTGTCAGAAGCTCATGTCAATGATGATGGTGCTATGATGATGAGGGCAATATCAGCTTTGCTGGTTGGTGCATTCTGTTCTGAATGGCTCCATAGTTTGATGATGGCAAAAATGGTTGTGCGAAATTAATGGTGTTGCTGCTGTTGAACAAGTTGGTTATTCTAGAAAGAAACTGATGGCATTTTTCCTGGTTCTGAGTTTCTGCTGATGTGACAATCAGATGTCGTCGATTGAATTTTGGCTCTAATCCCAATTGATGTAGAACCAACAaagaacaataacacaaacaaAGACTTTAATGGAGAAACTCAAATCAATATCAATTCAATTATCAAAGTCTACCTCAAAGAGTACACCCAAAAGGCCTTATATAGACTACTATAAATCTTACCCTAACTAGGAttttaaataatgaaaacataatCAAAGATTAACtaggaaagaaataaacaaaatatactaATTTCTATATTTGTGCTAGAATAATAtctcctaaaatatatatttccatGCGCAATCTAGGGCCCAATTCTTCAGTTCATACACGGCTTGGGATCCCTATTCTTGGGGACCTGGACGAACTGCGAGTTGGAAACCACAAGTCAAATTGCAGTTCAGGGGGTGGGAGTGAACCGGGTAACTGTGGTTTGACCCTGTGGGAGGAAGACCAATAGACGCACTTATGAGGTGAGTAAATGAAGTGGAAGAAATTTGTAGCGAAAGAGATATAAGAAAACGTGGTGGGAAACTCTTAGCAATGAcatggccatggatagagatgatgggagagttagaattcatgtaattgaccccacctagtggagattaaggcttgtgagaTGATCATGGCCATCGGTGATTGTAGAACCTATTTATAATCTAGGCCAAGCCAAAGGTCTCACTTGTCCTGTTAACTTGATTCAAGCACTTGTGGCCAGGTAAATTGGCCTCCATCTGTTGTGCCTTCTTTAAATAGAGTTCATGCAGTATCGCTGAAGCTttctctccccctccccctctcctTCCCTTGTGACTGCCTCTACTTGAGTATATCCTCCTGTAACTGAGAGCTATAAGTGATCAATTATACTTCCAAGGAAAGTTGGTGCTAGCCTATTTGACCATAACGCCTGCAAACTCACCCTAATGAGTCCTTGAGCGAAAAAATgtaattaacataaaaaaaaaacaagaagactGAGGTGAACTTGATGAGACCGTCTATGATTGTATAGTAAGGGAAGAAATCTTGCATTTCGAAAGAGAAGATTTTCTTCTCGCTTCAGTTTTCCATGTCAAGTACTTGAAGAGAGATGAACACAACTTAAAGGGTGAGTGAATCCTTATACCATAAAATAAGTGAGAGCTGATCTTTACTAGGGAAATGGGCACAAGATAAACAAGTGTTCTTTATAAATCAAAACAAGTGAATGACTCTTTGTCAGCATATCCTTTAGTCTTCATAAATTCCATGTGAAGTTCCACTATCTATGTTGCTTTTGTTATATAATGTAAGAGGAAAAGTCCTTTTTTTGTTCCATGCTCAACCTCAAACTCCTCTTTTTATACTAACACTTGTCTTGTATTTCCTTCATTTTGTCAAGCTGCTATATTTTATATTGTCTGCCAATATATGAGGAAAAGACTTGCTATGTTTTTTTTCAAATGTTAGGTGATCTTATTAATATGATGTAGCATGATTAATTTCTCTCCTATAATGTAGTGCTCCCTGTGTATCATACTTGCTTCGCAAACGAGCTCTTTACAATGACATGTCAAGgtaatgtttatattttttgccCTTGTACTGTAACTTGATGAGGTTGCTCTGTATTGATTTTGGTTTTTccttaatattttatgtaactATAAGATGATTGAaaagctaaaattcatgtaactgaTCCCTGCTAGTGGGATTAAATCTTGTGATAATGTAATATGATCAGAGGAAAAGGCCGCTCTAGTTTCTTTGATGTTCTTTCTGTCTCTTTTTTGGGTGATGTAGATACACATGCTGTGGAGGCTACATGCCTTGCAGCGGGAGGTGTGGAGAAAGTAAATGCCCCGAATTATGTCTTTGCACTGAGGTAAGAAATTCATTTTGATCTCTTATTCCTGAAATTTAGTTTGATTTACTACACTAAATGGTTCAGTGCACTTGCTCTCTActcaaattatattatttaaatctGTTTCATAGTCCTCAATACTTTTTTTCCTTGGTTCAGGTTTTCTTATGCTTTGCAAATTCAGTTGCGTCAACACGCTTCATGCTGCAAGATGAGTTCAACATACAGACCACGAAGTGTGACAACTGCATTATTGTACTCTTATCTGTCTCTCCCTACAGGTCTTTGTTCTTAATTATCTATCAACGTCACTAATATTCATTTGGTCCTTGTACAGGGTTTCATGTTCTGCCTTCAACAATTGGCCTGTATATTTTCTCTGGTTGCTTGCATTTCTGGAATAGATGAACTTCAAGAGGCGTCTCAGATCCTGTCATGTGCGGCAGATTTGGTTTATTGCACGTAAGGCTGTTAACACATTGCTTTCTTACCTGAACCAAAATGTTCAGAAAAAAGAGATCTTTATTCTCATTACAtattttccttctcctttttttgCAGGGTTTGTGCTTGTATGCAGGTTAGTTACTATCACCCTTTCAagaattttcattttggtttgtAAGTAGTATTTAACCTAATTCTCCATGGACACGATTGATTTTAAACATTGCTACAGTAAAAATCTTCTATGCGCATAACTTTACTGGGAATCAGATGGTTTAAACTCTTAAAATTTAAGAACCTTTAGTGAATTGTTTGATGACTACGCAATTAATTTTGATCGTACGCCACCCATTTTGTCGGTTCATATTCATGGGCTCTCTTTTACCTGATTCCAATTCTCAACTCTACTACTACTGTTAGGCCCCTACATATCCTCAGTATCGAATGATCCTACTGTGGAACATTGCAGACACAGCACAAGGTTGAAATGGACAAAAGGGATGGCAAGTTTGGGCCACAACCAGCAATGGCTGTGCCGCCACCTCAATACATGTCCCGTATTGATCAGCCCGTCCCTCCATCAGTCGGCTACCCACCACCTGCACCAGCCGCATACCCACCCCCGCCAGCTTACGGACAGCAGCCATATGGAAGCTACCCGCCGCCACAAGGCCAAGGCTACCCCCCAGCCCCCGCCGGTTATCCCAGGTGATCCTTACCATATGATTTGAAGGCTTGAGTTGTTGTCTGGACATGGCTGCCATTTCAGATTCTTAGTTGATTTAGGGAAATTATCTATCTATTAGCAAGGCAACACTAGAACTCAGTATATATACTATAGGTGTGTTTTGTGTTATAAATAAGAAGCCTGGTTAGTATGCACCTAGTTGCACAGCCTTGGTATTCCGTTTATTATCATTCTCATTGTGTGTgaatttgttgattttattgTTGCTTGTTTGttcatttgattttcttgaCTATTGCGAAGAACATTGGTAGTAATGGtaagattgattttttttcttgtgattaGATAAATTGTCGGTCATAGTCGAGTTGTAGAAATACTGTTCttgtaaaatacaaataaaattgtgTATAAAAAAGATGATCCTTTATTATCGCTTGCAAAGCGGGAATTTTGTGATGCGGAAAGTGATCGCTACAACAAAGTATCGTTTCTAAgtatattgaaaatataaactaaaaataagtatatctaattattataaactttaaaatgaCGTCACTACATAAGAGGTTTGCTTTCACTTGGTAGGACAGTAGTCTCTCCCCGTCATTTCTTTATATTTAGGAAGTGTTTGAGAAGATAACGAAGTAATAGAAATAgatgaaataataagtaatagAAAATGATTTTCTTTGTTTGAGAGACCtattagaaataataataaaatagaaagagtTTGGATGAAACCTTTCTCCATCCAATCTCCTCTAAATAAGTTTAGTCTCCCCCAAATTGAAAGAGATTGGGTGAGAATAAACTCCTATATCTATTATGTAAGAATTgcattaaaaaatttcaaaatgtcTATAACTTTAAGTTAGGGTATATCTTGAGCAAcaccatcaaaaataaaaatgtataaaaaattaatgtaaattactgTCGCATATTTACATTTCTCTTTAACAATGAGAATTTATATACAAATGTCAAGGAAAACTGCAAACAGATTCATTGCCTAAATTCCTTAATTTACTCACTTGCTCGAGTAATTAGAGACTATTATTTATGTCTTGGTTTCAAAATGTGAAATCTTTCACCTTAAAGGCCCTCGTAGTTCAACTCTAAGATTACAGCGAATGAGGTAAATTACGAAATTTAGAGCAAGATTCGAACATGGGACCTGTACCGACTATATAGTGGCTAAAGTCTTATGATTTTGGTTCCAACGCGTGTACGGTCTCAACCAGTAGGCTATGACTGTGGGGGTCACTTACATCTAATCTATACTTTAAAGGTGTTAGACTGtagtttatttatcttttatgtatttttaaaaagtcGAAGTGATATTGATTA
The Diospyros lotus cultivar Yz01 chromosome 12, ASM1463336v1, whole genome shotgun sequence DNA segment above includes these coding regions:
- the LOC127787122 gene encoding uncharacterized protein LOC127787122, with translation MVSQAYLDKMSARQGYRNLWRTDLMHSICADPAYCCFATLCAPCVSYLLRKRALYNDMSRYTCCGGYMPCSGRCGESKCPELCLCTEVFLCFANSVASTRFMLQDEFNIQTTKCDNCIIGFMFCLQQLACIFSLVACISGIDELQEASQILSCAADLVYCTVCACMQTQHKVEMDKRDGKFGPQPAMAVPPPQYMSRIDQPVPPSVGYPPPAPAAYPPPPAYGQQPYGSYPPPQGQGYPPAPAGYPR